CCCGCACCGCAGCGACACCCCCGTCATCATGCTCACCGGCAAGGGGCAGTCTACGGACCGTGAGCAGGCGGCCTCCCTCGGCGCCAGCGACTTCCTGACCAAGCCCTTCAGCCCCAAGAAGCTTCTTGCCCGAATCGAAGAGTTCTTCAGCGACTGACACATCCCTGTGGGCCGTGATCCTGGCGGGCGGTGTCGGCTCGCGCTTCTGGCCGGTCTCGACACCGGCCCGTCCCAAACAGCTATTGCCTCTGGCCGGCACAACGCCTCTCATCACGCAGACGGTCGAGCGCGTGCTCCCGCTGGTGCCTGCCGAGCGGATCCGGGTCCTGACGGGCGCGGCGCTGGCCGGTCCGATCCTGTCGGCGGTGCCCGCCTTCGGACCGGACCAGCTGCTGCTGGAGCCGCGGGCGCGTGGCACCGCGCCGGTCCTGACCTGGGCGGCGCATACGCTCACCCGCCGGGACCCCGACGCCGTGATGCTGTCGCTGCATTCGGACCACGTGATCGAGCCGGCGGCCGCATTTCGCGCCGTTCTGGCGCGCGCGGCGTCCCTGTCGCGCCGCCACGGGCGGCTCTTTACACTCGGCGCGGTACCGACGCGGCCGGAGACCGGTTACGGCTATATCGCGCCAGGGGACGCGCTGCCGGACGATGGGCAGGCGCATGAAGTGGCGCGGTTCGTGGAGAAGCCTGACCGGGCGACGGCGGAGCAGTACATAGCAGAGGGGTGCCTCTGGAACACCGGCATCTTCGTGTGGCCGGCCGCGCTGCTGCTGGAAGAGATCCGTCGCCACACGCCGGAGCTGGCCGCCCTGCTGCCGCTGCTGGACGACGGTGACGTGAACGCGTACTTCGAGCGTGCGCCGTCGCTATCGATCGACGAAGGGCTGCTCGAGCGCAGCAGTTCGGTGGGCGTGCTGCGTGCAGAGTTCGACTGGGACGACGTCGGTGCTTGGGACGCGGTCGGCCGGACGCGCCCTGGTGATGCTCAGGGGAACGTGGCCGAGGGGGATGCGCACTTCGTGGAGGCGGGCGGCAACATTGCGTGGGCGGACGAGGGCAGCATCGTGGTATTCGGCGCGGACGACCTGGTGGTGGTGCGCAGTGGCGGCATCACGTTCGTGGCGCCACGTGACCGCACGCCCGACCTGAAGCAGCTGCTATCGCAGCTGCCGGACCGACTCGTGTCAGGCGACCAGTGACGATGACCGGGCTGAAGCTCTACCTGTTCGACGATGCCGTGGCGCGCAGCTGGCACCCGTTCGCGCTGACCCGTCCCGTCGGCGAGCTTCTGCTCGGTGCCCACACGTTCCGGGCACGGGCGGAGCGCCTGCTGGGCGTGCGCTGCGCCGGCCACATTTCGTCGGATCACCTCCTGGGCTTCGAGGAGCCCGACGGAGCGCCCGTCGTAGCGCTCGGCGACGTACCCGCGAATGTGCCGCGTATCTTCCTCAGCTCCCGCGCCGTGGTCGACTGGAACGCCCTGCGCACGCTGCCGGCTGGCGCGGCACTGCTGCGCGCGGGTGACGACGTGATCGGGTGCAGCCTCCCGGCCGGCGCGGCCAGTCCGGACGCGCGCTGGATCGAGTCGCCGGCCGCCGACGGTTCGCAGATCGTCGAAGTCGACGCGCGGGTCCTGAACCGCGTCTGGGATCTGGTTTCGGAGAATCCCGCCCAGGTCATCCGGGACCACGATGCTGCGGCACGCGCTGTCGCTGGCGGGCGCGCGGGTGAGCGGTCATCCTCTCCAGCGCAGGACCTGCCGGGAGGGTGCGACGCGATCGCGTACCGCGACGGGATGCTGCGCCTGGGTGCCCGCGTAACGATCGAGCCGAATGTCGTGTTCGATTTTTCGCACGGTCCCATCCATCTCGATGATGACGTCACGGTGCGTGCGTTCACGCGCCTGGCCGGCCCCGCATACATCGGACGCGGCTCGACGCTGCTCGGCGGACCGTACGAGGCAGTGACGGTCGGCCCCGTCTGCCGCGTACACGGCGAAGTGGAGGAGAGCGTCGTGCTCGGCTACTCGAACAAGGCGCATGACGGGTTCCTCGGCCATGCCTACCTGGGGAGGTGGGTGAACCTCGGTGCGCTGACCACGAACAGCGATCTGAAGAACAACTACGGCCACATCCGCATGTGGACCCCGGACGGAGAGCAGGACACGGGGCTGATCAAGCTGGGCAGCCTGCTCGGCGACCATGTGAAGACGGGGATCGGCGCCCTGATCAACACCGGAACCGTCATCGGTGCCGGCTCGAACCTCTACGGCACCGACATGCCGCCGAAGTACGTGCCGCCCTTCAGCTGGGGCAGCGGAGACGAGCTGGTCGGTTACGATGTCGAGAAGTTCCTGGCCGTCACCGCGACCGTCATGGGGCGCAGGAAGCTCGAGCTGGCCGAGTCGATGCGTGACGTGCTGCGCAGGGCCTGGGAGATCAGCCGGGGCGCGAGCGGACGGGCGGTGTCGTGATGCGCGTGACCGTGCTGGGCAGCGGCAGCGCCGGTAATGCGACACTCGTCGAAGCGGGCGATGCTCGCATCCTGATCGATGCCGGCTTCAGCGGTCGCGATATCGAGCGCAGGCTGTGTGCGGTCGATGTGGATCCGGCGACGGTCAGCGCGATCGTGATCACGCACGACCATGGCGATCACACGCGCGGCATGGGTGTCCTCGCTCGCCGACTGCGTGTGCCGCTCTATCTCACGGCGCGCACGCACGCCGCCTGTGCTTCCCTCCTGGACGGCAGCGAGACCGTGCGAATGTATGGCTCGGCCGCGCCGTTCCAGCTCGGCGCGCTCGAGGTGAGGCCGTTCCTGACCGTGCACGATGCCGCGGACCCCATCGCGGTCACGGTACGCAATGTCGATTCCGGGGCCAGGCTCGGCATAGCGACCGACCTCGGCCGACCCACCGCAGCGGTACGTGCCGAGCTGGCCGGCTGTCACATGCTCGTGCTCGAAGCAAATCACGACGACGCACTGCTCTGGAGCGGACCCTACCCGTGGTCGGTCAAGCAGCGCATCGCGTCGAGCCACGGACACCTGTCCAACCGTGCCGCGGCCGAGCTCGCCCGTGAGCTGTTCCACAGCGGGCTCTCCAACATCGTGCTCGCGCACCTGAGTGAGCACTGCAACAATGCGGACCTGGCCCGCCACGCCGTGGGCAGTGCCCTCGCCCGCCTGCGTTATCGCGGCAGGCTGAGCGTGGCGCCGCAGGCGGAGCCCATGGAACCGGTGATGGTGCGGCCCGCCGGAGCGGAGCAGATGGCGCTGGCGCTGTGACGGCGCAGTTGTGAGGCTCTGGAGCTCCGCACGAGCGAAGCTCCAGAGCTGCGCGGCGGGAGCTACAGTCCGAACACCCTCAGCACGTCATTACCGACGGCCCACGTCATCAGCAGGATGATAAACACGAAGCCGACCTGCGTCGCGCGCATGCGCGTCTCGATCGACAGTGGACGGCCGCGAATGGCCTCGGCACCGAGGAAGACGAGGTGACCGCCATCGAGGACGGGGATCGGCAGCAGGTTCAGGACAGCCAGATTCACGGACAGAATCGCCATGAAGCCGAGGAAGGCCTCCGCGCCGGCACGCGCGAACCGGCCGCTCATCTCGCCGATCATGATCGGGCCGCCAATATTGCGTGCCGAGTGCCGGCCGGTGACCATGCCGCCGAGGAAATCCAGCGTCAGGGCCGTGACATCCCATGTCTGCCGCGCGCCATGCGCGACGGCCCGGAGCGGGCCCTGCCGCACGCGCGGCATGTGAACGCTCATATCGGGGACGCTGACCTCGATGCGACCGACGCGCAGGCCTGAATCGAGGACGCGGTC
Above is a genomic segment from Longimicrobiales bacterium containing:
- a CDS encoding sugar phosphate nucleotidyltransferase; this encodes MPESKSSSATDTSLWAVILAGGVGSRFWPVSTPARPKQLLPLAGTTPLITQTVERVLPLVPAERIRVLTGAALAGPILSAVPAFGPDQLLLEPRARGTAPVLTWAAHTLTRRDPDAVMLSLHSDHVIEPAAAFRAVLARAASLSRRHGRLFTLGAVPTRPETGYGYIAPGDALPDDGQAHEVARFVEKPDRATAEQYIAEGCLWNTGIFVWPAALLLEEIRRHTPELAALLPLLDDGDVNAYFERAPSLSIDEGLLERSSSVGVLRAEFDWDDVGAWDAVGRTRPGDAQGNVAEGDAHFVEAGGNIAWADEGSIVVFGADDLVVVRSGGITFVAPRDRTPDLKQLLSQLPDRLVSGDQ
- a CDS encoding putative sugar nucleotidyl transferase, with protein sequence MTGLKLYLFDDAVARSWHPFALTRPVGELLLGAHTFRARAERLLGVRCAGHISSDHLLGFEEPDGAPVVALGDVPANVPRIFLSSRAVVDWNALRTLPAGAALLRAGDDVIGCSLPAGAASPDARWIESPAADGSQIVEVDARVLNRVWDLVSENPAQVIRDHDAAARAVAGGRAGERSSSPAQDLPGGCDAIAYRDGMLRLGARVTIEPNVVFDFSHGPIHLDDDVTVRAFTRLAGPAYIGRGSTLLGGPYEAVTVGPVCRVHGEVEESVVLGYSNKAHDGFLGHAYLGRWVNLGALTTNSDLKNNYGHIRMWTPDGEQDTGLIKLGSLLGDHVKTGIGALINTGTVIGAGSNLYGTDMPPKYVPPFSWGSGDELVGYDVEKFLAVTATVMGRRKLELAESMRDVLRRAWEISRGASGRAVS
- a CDS encoding MBL fold metallo-hydrolase, whose product is MRVTVLGSGSAGNATLVEAGDARILIDAGFSGRDIERRLCAVDVDPATVSAIVITHDHGDHTRGMGVLARRLRVPLYLTARTHAACASLLDGSETVRMYGSAAPFQLGALEVRPFLTVHDAADPIAVTVRNVDSGARLGIATDLGRPTAAVRAELAGCHMLVLEANHDDALLWSGPYPWSVKQRIASSHGHLSNRAAAELARELFHSGLSNIVLAHLSEHCNNADLARHAVGSALARLRYRGRLSVAPQAEPMEPVMVRPAGAEQMALAL